In Myxococcus stipitatus, the following are encoded in one genomic region:
- a CDS encoding ATP-binding protein: MTLPPDVEEALSCLPQALARVGPDLCVQWFEPGFATKTGMALRVGASLLDVLEQGRSLDAVELAIREGRGHTGHVITRALHQVRVQVKPGREEEAPGAWLVVESSGVDDEGAFSLAVREIARAVGETLEVDSVCAAAVVALVRCAQVRRAEVYLCEEEGAELRRAAVSDLAGGEASEDPFAPEDDPFRQALALRQAQLGIQRGYGDSLGSIFAAVPLCAPRRTVGLLLLYKEQGSSFSARELELWTAAANQLAVAVENARLLREAKAALQVREEFMSIASHELKTPLTPLKLGLYTMERRLSTGQPLELATVLKSKRQVDRLAGLVDGLLDASRLDAGKLALELAPLEVGQLVAEVVDHFRAAFERPFSVDVPRERVWVRGDRDRLEQVLVNLLENAHKYSPPGEPIAVTVERLVGEARIHVQDHGIGIPGADQSQVFQRFYRARNVSHRNFGGLGLGLFISHSIARLHGGSLTLASAEGHGSTFSVSLPRMPPHEVKRLPRRVLLLDEDAAQEALAERVLCAEGFDVLTSRAGAEALRRATHLPVDLIVLSTSLTHGPAGLFLETFATLPRARPVPILLAGDSRPWWAQEGTSLCSRPYVADELVSRVRNVLMQERRRSAGVTPVPGEGSAVGLLPRV, from the coding sequence AGCAGGGCCGCAGCCTGGACGCGGTGGAGCTGGCCATCCGGGAGGGGCGCGGCCACACCGGGCACGTCATCACCCGCGCGCTGCACCAGGTCCGGGTGCAGGTGAAGCCCGGACGGGAGGAGGAGGCGCCGGGGGCGTGGCTGGTGGTGGAGTCCTCGGGGGTGGACGACGAGGGGGCCTTCTCGTTGGCGGTGCGGGAGATTGCCCGGGCGGTGGGCGAGACGCTGGAGGTGGACAGCGTCTGCGCGGCGGCGGTGGTGGCGCTGGTGCGCTGCGCCCAGGTGCGGCGCGCGGAGGTCTATCTGTGCGAGGAGGAGGGCGCGGAGCTGCGCCGCGCGGCCGTCTCGGACCTGGCGGGAGGAGAGGCCTCGGAGGACCCCTTCGCCCCGGAGGATGATCCCTTCCGGCAGGCGCTGGCCTTGCGGCAGGCGCAGCTGGGCATCCAGCGGGGGTATGGGGACTCGTTGGGCTCCATCTTCGCGGCGGTGCCGCTGTGCGCGCCTCGGCGGACGGTGGGGTTGCTCCTGCTCTACAAGGAACAGGGCTCGTCCTTCTCCGCGCGGGAGCTGGAGCTGTGGACGGCGGCGGCCAACCAGCTGGCGGTGGCGGTGGAGAACGCGCGGCTCCTGCGGGAGGCGAAGGCGGCGCTCCAGGTGCGCGAGGAGTTCATGTCCATCGCCAGCCACGAGCTGAAGACGCCGCTCACGCCGCTGAAGCTGGGGCTGTACACCATGGAGCGCAGGCTCTCCACGGGGCAGCCGTTGGAGCTGGCCACGGTGCTCAAGTCCAAGCGGCAGGTGGACCGGCTGGCGGGCCTGGTGGATGGCCTGCTGGATGCGTCGCGGCTGGACGCCGGAAAGCTGGCGTTGGAGCTGGCGCCGCTGGAGGTGGGGCAGTTGGTGGCGGAGGTGGTGGACCACTTCCGCGCGGCCTTCGAGCGGCCCTTCTCGGTGGACGTCCCGCGCGAGCGCGTCTGGGTGCGCGGAGACCGGGACAGGCTGGAGCAGGTGCTGGTGAACCTGCTGGAGAACGCGCACAAGTACAGCCCGCCGGGGGAGCCCATCGCGGTGACGGTGGAGCGGCTGGTGGGCGAGGCGCGCATCCACGTCCAGGACCATGGCATCGGCATTCCAGGCGCGGACCAGTCCCAGGTGTTCCAGCGCTTCTACCGGGCGCGCAACGTGTCGCACCGCAACTTCGGCGGGTTGGGGCTGGGGCTATTCATCAGCCACTCCATCGCGAGGCTGCATGGGGGCTCGCTCACGCTGGCGAGCGCGGAGGGGCACGGGAGCACCTTCTCCGTGAGCCTGCCGCGCATGCCGCCGCACGAGGTGAAGCGGCTGCCCCGGCGGGTGCTGCTGCTGGACGAGGACGCCGCGCAGGAGGCCCTGGCGGAAAGGGTGTTGTGCGCGGAGGGCTTCGACGTGCTGACCTCGAGGGCGGGCGCGGAGGCGCTGCGCCGTGCCACGCACCTGCCGGTGGACCTCATCGTGCTGTCCACCTCGTTGACGCATGGGCCCGCGGGGCTGTTCCTGGAGACGTTCGCCACGCTGCCGCGCGCCCGGCCGGTGCCCATCCTCCTGGCGGGGGACTCCCGGCCCTGGTGGGCGCAGGAGGGCACGTCGCTGTGCTCGCGGCCGTATGTCGCCGATGAGCTGGTGTCGCGCGTGCGCAACGTGCTGATGCAGGAGCGGCGCAGGAGCGCGGGTGTCACCCCCGTCCCCGGAGAGGGCTCTGCGGTGGGGCTGCTGCCTCGCGTGTGA
- a CDS encoding carbohydrate deacetylase, whose amino-acid sequence MGTRVLIINADDLGIDPAVDRGILQTMREGVVSSATLMVNMPHAQAAAREASGLSLGLHLNLCRGAPLWRDFPKELLGADGNLTEPRAASLPADVVEAETRAQLARFTELTGHVATHVDVHRHLHLHAEVLEGLARVAAEAKLPVRSVDSIMRHTLKTKGVATNTHFLGDTGAEPYWTLDRLEAELVTLPAEGIIELMCHPGHRPETLKSSYAAQREVELATFLNPRVREVLERTGIKPVDFRVLSQTA is encoded by the coding sequence ATGGGCACACGCGTCCTCATCATCAACGCCGATGACCTGGGCATCGACCCCGCCGTCGACCGAGGCATCCTCCAGACCATGCGCGAGGGGGTCGTCTCCTCGGCCACCCTCATGGTCAACATGCCCCACGCCCAGGCCGCGGCCCGCGAGGCCTCGGGGTTGTCCCTGGGGCTGCATCTGAACCTGTGCCGGGGCGCCCCGCTGTGGCGTGACTTTCCGAAGGAGCTGCTCGGCGCGGACGGCAACCTCACGGAGCCTCGCGCCGCGAGCCTCCCCGCCGACGTGGTGGAGGCGGAGACGCGCGCCCAGCTCGCGCGCTTCACGGAGCTGACGGGACACGTCGCCACCCACGTGGATGTCCACCGCCACCTCCACCTCCACGCCGAGGTGCTGGAGGGGCTGGCGCGCGTGGCGGCGGAGGCGAAGCTCCCGGTGCGCTCGGTCGACTCCATCATGCGCCACACGCTGAAGACGAAGGGCGTGGCCACCAACACGCACTTCCTGGGCGACACGGGCGCGGAGCCGTACTGGACGCTGGACCGGTTGGAGGCGGAGCTGGTGACGCTGCCGGCAGAAGGCATCATCGAGCTGATGTGCCACCCGGGCCACCGCCCGGAGACCCTCAAGAGCAGCTACGCCGCGCAGCGCGAGGTGGAGCTGGCCACCTTCCTCAACCCCCGGGTGCGCGAGGTCCTGGAGCGCACGGGCATCAAGCCCGTGGACTTCCGGGTCCTCTCGCAGACCGCCTGA
- a CDS encoding extracellular catalytic domain type 1 short-chain-length polyhydroxyalkanoate depolymerase, whose translation MRPGPSLLLSVFVLGAAACTSAPSARPGEDPDTPTGPSSSEEPTVPERSSCAGLPAGPGTHEWTVTHDGRARTYRVRVPPHYDATRPTPIVVAFHGYGSNPEQLEVQTGLSTLADTEGFLAVYPRGLSDAEISGGTAAPRDNTRGWNAGACCGRAQIANVDDVGFVDALLADLDTHVCVDPRRTFATGFSNGGFFNYRLACERAGRFAAIAPVSGMATSGPCAPSRAVPVLHIHGTDDSVIRYAGGSNIPFGRPYPSAETSVKGWAEHNGCRQVATRTYQRGDATCAAFTECSPENATASLCTVRGGGHTWPGSPVPYGNPTHDLNATLEAWRFFQTRPRP comes from the coding sequence ATGCGTCCTGGGCCCTCTCTCCTCCTCTCGGTCTTCGTCCTGGGGGCGGCGGCTTGCACCTCGGCCCCCTCGGCCCGGCCCGGGGAGGACCCGGACACTCCCACGGGCCCCTCCTCCAGTGAGGAGCCCACCGTCCCGGAGCGCTCGTCCTGCGCGGGGCTCCCGGCAGGCCCAGGCACCCACGAGTGGACAGTCACCCACGACGGCCGGGCACGCACCTACCGCGTCCGCGTCCCGCCCCACTACGACGCCACACGGCCCACGCCCATCGTGGTGGCCTTCCATGGCTACGGCTCCAACCCGGAGCAGCTCGAGGTCCAGACGGGCCTGTCGACCCTCGCCGACACCGAGGGCTTCCTCGCCGTGTACCCGCGAGGCCTGAGCGACGCGGAGATTTCCGGAGGCACCGCCGCCCCTCGCGACAACACCCGAGGGTGGAACGCGGGGGCCTGCTGTGGCCGGGCCCAGATTGCGAACGTCGACGACGTGGGCTTCGTGGACGCGCTGCTCGCGGACCTGGATACCCACGTGTGCGTGGACCCTCGGCGCACATTCGCCACGGGCTTCTCCAACGGCGGCTTCTTCAACTACCGGCTGGCCTGCGAGCGCGCGGGCCGCTTCGCCGCCATCGCCCCCGTGTCCGGCATGGCGACCTCGGGCCCGTGCGCTCCATCCCGCGCGGTGCCCGTGCTGCACATCCACGGCACGGACGACTCCGTCATCCGCTACGCGGGAGGAAGCAACATCCCGTTCGGCCGCCCCTACCCCTCCGCGGAGACCTCCGTGAAGGGCTGGGCCGAGCACAACGGCTGTCGCCAGGTGGCCACGCGGACGTACCAGCGAGGTGACGCCACCTGCGCCGCCTTCACCGAGTGTTCGCCGGAGAACGCCACCGCGTCACTGTGCACCGTGCGGGGTGGCGGACACACGTGGCCAGGGAGTCCTGTCCCCTACGGCAACCCGACCCACGACTTGAATGCCACGCTCGAGGCGTGGCGCTTCTTCCAAACCCGGCCCCGACCCTGA
- a CDS encoding protein kinase domain-containing protein produces the protein MAEVYLGRRFEDDGQRGPAVAVKRLMPHLASDRRVVQMFLNEARITAQVRHPNVVAILELGMEGTEPFIAMELLEGRSFAELRQEAAERGQRVPLGITLRVLVDACRGLDAAHRAVDEAGRPLRIVHRDFTPDNIHVGVNGAVKVIDFGIAKAETLGAGTEPGVLKGKFFYMSPEMIAGKPVDHRADLFAAGVMLYEQLCGRRPFTGMTAEEVLGRIAEGRARPPTAFDPSVPAALELVCLTALQRDPAARFDSLQSFIDAIEAIGGPAEVASVEAVAAYVDTLFPPDRDPKRQALRRARMADPSHGGTPPGPRRFDPHAAPHNAMTVPAAWPHILLPDAGAAPDVTQRPPTSPPGPAPRPQSSTDSVPPTRNVSGIGEGGPAPRRASRGVGVLVAVLGLGALGAGAAWHFTRPGVSPAERLTQAQAADTPAAKATLLSGLGADPRATAEELSRATTLLMEASAFPQAMELAEAFATRFPKNLEAHLLVARAATELNRGKRAERALDEALALAPKDLRPSLMLADLRERQGDLPGAVAALAKAFAQQPGSSRVAPRYGLMLSRSGRLDEASTVLSAWTREHDDAASLAELGFVRFRQERVDEAAALLKRALRKDGRLAVAHYYLGAVLFRQGDSTGAERAYLEADKLAPEDPRALAARCQLHAHGGNTTAVAELKRTLAERFPTQASVLAAECKAGN, from the coding sequence ATGGCGGAGGTGTACCTGGGCCGCCGCTTCGAGGATGACGGCCAGCGAGGCCCCGCCGTCGCCGTGAAGCGGTTGATGCCGCACCTTGCCTCGGACCGGCGCGTCGTCCAGATGTTCCTCAACGAGGCCCGCATCACCGCGCAGGTGCGGCACCCCAACGTCGTCGCCATCCTCGAGCTGGGCATGGAGGGCACCGAGCCCTTCATCGCCATGGAGCTGCTCGAGGGGCGCTCGTTCGCGGAGCTTCGTCAGGAGGCCGCCGAGCGCGGGCAGCGCGTCCCCCTGGGCATCACCCTGCGCGTGCTCGTGGATGCGTGCCGGGGACTCGACGCGGCCCACCGCGCCGTCGACGAAGCGGGCCGCCCGCTGCGCATCGTCCACCGCGACTTCACGCCGGACAACATCCACGTCGGCGTCAACGGCGCGGTGAAGGTCATCGACTTCGGCATCGCCAAGGCGGAGACGCTGGGCGCCGGCACCGAGCCCGGCGTGCTCAAGGGCAAGTTCTTCTACATGTCGCCGGAGATGATCGCCGGCAAGCCGGTGGACCACCGCGCGGACCTCTTCGCCGCGGGCGTCATGCTGTACGAGCAGCTCTGCGGCAGAAGGCCCTTCACCGGGATGACCGCCGAGGAGGTCCTCGGCCGCATCGCCGAGGGACGCGCCCGCCCTCCCACCGCCTTCGACCCGTCCGTCCCCGCCGCCCTGGAGCTGGTCTGCCTCACCGCGCTCCAACGCGACCCGGCCGCGCGCTTCGACAGCCTCCAGTCCTTCATCGACGCCATCGAGGCCATCGGCGGCCCCGCCGAGGTCGCCAGCGTCGAGGCGGTCGCCGCGTACGTCGACACGCTCTTCCCGCCGGACCGCGACCCCAAGCGCCAGGCCCTGCGCCGCGCGCGCATGGCGGACCCGTCCCACGGCGGAACCCCCCCAGGCCCTCGCCGCTTCGACCCCCACGCCGCGCCTCACAACGCGATGACGGTCCCCGCGGCCTGGCCCCACATCCTGCTGCCCGACGCGGGCGCGGCCCCCGACGTCACCCAGCGCCCGCCCACGAGCCCCCCCGGCCCCGCGCCTCGCCCCCAGTCCTCGACGGACTCAGTGCCCCCCACGCGCAACGTGTCGGGCATCGGCGAAGGAGGTCCGGCTCCCCGGCGCGCCTCCCGCGGGGTGGGAGTCCTGGTCGCGGTGCTCGGACTCGGAGCGCTGGGCGCGGGCGCCGCGTGGCACTTCACGCGCCCGGGGGTGTCTCCCGCCGAACGGCTGACCCAGGCGCAGGCCGCGGACACCCCCGCCGCGAAGGCGACGCTGTTGTCCGGCCTGGGAGCGGACCCACGCGCCACCGCCGAGGAGCTCTCCCGCGCCACCACCCTCCTGATGGAGGCGAGCGCGTTCCCGCAGGCCATGGAGCTGGCCGAAGCCTTCGCCACGCGCTTCCCCAAGAACCTGGAGGCCCACCTGCTCGTGGCCCGGGCCGCGACGGAGCTGAACCGGGGCAAGCGGGCGGAGCGCGCGCTCGACGAAGCGCTCGCGCTGGCCCCCAAGGACCTACGCCCCTCGCTGATGCTGGCGGACCTGCGCGAGCGGCAGGGAGACCTGCCCGGCGCCGTGGCCGCGCTGGCCAAGGCCTTCGCCCAACAGCCCGGCTCCTCGCGCGTGGCGCCTCGCTACGGCCTCATGCTGTCCCGCAGCGGCCGGCTGGATGAAGCATCCACCGTGCTCTCCGCCTGGACTCGCGAGCACGATGACGCGGCCAGCCTGGCCGAGCTGGGCTTCGTGCGCTTCCGCCAGGAGCGCGTGGACGAGGCCGCCGCCCTCCTCAAGCGCGCGCTGCGCAAGGATGGACGGCTGGCCGTCGCGCACTACTACCTGGGGGCCGTCCTCTTCCGACAGGGCGACAGCACGGGCGCCGAGCGCGCCTACCTGGAGGCGGACAAGCTGGCCCCCGAGGACCCTCGAGCCCTGGCCGCGCGCTGTCAGCTCCACGCCCATGGCGGCAACACCACGGCCGTCGCGGAGTTGAAGCGTACGCTGGCGGAACGATTCCCCACCCAGGCCAGCGTCCTCGCGGCGGAGTGCAAGGCGGGGAATTAG
- a CDS encoding amidohydrolase family protein — MGTVLKGGYVVELEPAVVERVDLRIEGERIVARGPDLVPAPDDEVVALSGKLVFPGLVSAHHRLHAILARGMPNVVRETYQDTLEKGLWPYEDALDLDAVQVAGCAGGLEALQCGTTTVCNLHSSPKAVSGSLVRLARGLHEVGVRGVLSYAVSDRSGAVVREEGLEETVGFAQKAQGRFRGQVGAGPGFTLGVDALQGLAEALKATHSGLHLPLAEDPLDERLSTERHGGSPVSRLLELGLLSPKCQLAHVGHLAWAELALVIATGAWMVHTPRANQGLEVGYAPALKFGARATLGADGVSADLFAEAQAAYLRSREAGQPIDVLRYLANGHRMVSQHFGVPVGPMREGALADLLVLDYLPATPLTGENLAWHVVFGLGSRHVEAVMVDGVWRMWARRPLSVNPSVVSEQAREAASAVWARMGEAR, encoded by the coding sequence TTGGGCACCGTCCTCAAGGGTGGTTACGTCGTCGAGCTGGAGCCCGCGGTGGTGGAGCGCGTGGACTTGCGCATCGAGGGTGAGCGCATCGTCGCGCGAGGGCCGGACCTGGTGCCCGCCCCGGACGACGAGGTGGTGGCGCTCTCCGGCAAGCTCGTCTTCCCGGGCCTGGTGAGCGCGCATCACCGCCTGCACGCCATCCTGGCGCGCGGCATGCCGAACGTGGTGCGGGAGACGTACCAGGACACGCTGGAGAAGGGCCTGTGGCCCTACGAGGACGCGCTGGACCTGGACGCGGTCCAGGTGGCGGGCTGTGCTGGAGGACTCGAGGCGCTCCAGTGCGGCACCACCACGGTGTGCAACCTACACTCGTCGCCGAAGGCCGTGTCGGGCTCGTTGGTGCGCCTGGCCCGAGGGCTCCACGAGGTGGGCGTGCGGGGCGTGCTCTCCTACGCCGTGTCGGACCGCTCCGGCGCGGTGGTGCGCGAGGAGGGGCTCGAGGAGACGGTGGGCTTCGCGCAGAAGGCGCAGGGGCGCTTCCGGGGACAGGTGGGCGCGGGGCCCGGCTTCACGCTGGGGGTGGACGCGCTGCAGGGACTCGCCGAGGCGCTCAAGGCGACCCACTCCGGTCTGCACCTGCCGCTCGCGGAGGACCCGCTCGATGAGCGGCTCTCCACCGAACGCCATGGGGGCTCGCCCGTGTCGCGGCTGTTGGAGCTGGGCCTGCTGTCGCCCAAGTGTCAGCTGGCGCACGTGGGGCACCTGGCCTGGGCGGAGCTGGCGCTGGTGATTGCCACGGGCGCGTGGATGGTCCACACGCCGCGCGCCAACCAGGGGCTCGAAGTGGGCTACGCGCCGGCGCTGAAGTTCGGCGCGCGCGCCACGCTGGGCGCGGATGGCGTGTCCGCGGACCTCTTCGCGGAGGCACAAGCGGCGTACCTGCGCTCGCGCGAGGCGGGGCAGCCCATCGACGTGCTTCGCTATCTGGCCAACGGGCACCGGATGGTGTCCCAGCACTTCGGGGTGCCGGTGGGGCCCATGCGCGAGGGCGCGCTCGCGGACCTGCTGGTGCTCGACTATCTGCCGGCCACGCCGCTCACCGGAGAGAACCTGGCGTGGCACGTGGTGTTCGGCCTGGGCAGCCGGCACGTGGAGGCGGTGATGGTGGATGGTGTGTGGCGCATGTGGGCACGCCGGCCGCTGTCGGTGAATCCTTCCGTGGTCTCCGAGCAGGCGCGCGAGGCCGCGTCCGCCGTGTGGGCCCGCATGGGCGAGGCGCGCTAG
- a CDS encoding peroxiredoxin family protein — translation MLIPILLTGLLSGATPNVGDTAPDFTVKDTEGKVYILSEMVKQGPVIVAFFPKAFTGGCTKELKAYTARHAEIEKLQGRVLAFSTDDAETLARFKADLKAPFPFIPDPEAKVVEAYDVKMPIATVSKRYTFVVGEGRKVLKVDSGGDAVDPSSAITSCSQAKPASPFAAPAAAAKDAPPAAKAPAAAPEAKSKQ, via the coding sequence ATGCTCATTCCCATCCTGCTCACAGGGCTGCTCAGTGGTGCCACGCCGAACGTGGGGGACACGGCCCCGGACTTCACGGTGAAGGACACCGAGGGCAAGGTCTACATCCTGTCGGAGATGGTGAAGCAGGGCCCGGTCATCGTCGCCTTCTTCCCCAAGGCCTTCACGGGCGGCTGCACCAAGGAGCTCAAGGCGTACACGGCCCGGCACGCGGAGATCGAGAAGCTCCAGGGCCGGGTGCTGGCCTTCAGCACGGACGACGCGGAGACGCTCGCGCGCTTCAAGGCCGACCTGAAGGCGCCGTTCCCCTTCATCCCGGACCCCGAGGCCAAGGTCGTCGAGGCCTACGACGTGAAGATGCCCATCGCGACGGTGTCCAAGCGCTACACGTTCGTCGTCGGCGAGGGCCGCAAGGTCCTCAAGGTGGACTCGGGCGGTGACGCCGTCGACCCCTCGAGCGCCATCACCTCGTGCAGCCAGGCCAAGCCCGCCTCGCCCTTCGCCGCTCCGGCCGCCGCCGCGAAGGACGCGCCGCCCGCCGCGAAGGCTCCGGCCGCCGCGCCCGAGGCGAAGTCCAAGCAGTAG
- a CDS encoding GNAT family N-acetyltransferase, with the protein MELLRATPAEHPLLRNLYPLYLHDLSEFGAGYRMDAQGQWEPNYLSTWLAPSSEVHPLLLRWEGRTVGFAFVAQAPFPYMTPGSDFRMSEFFILRGERGYGLGRRAAIAVFERFQGVWEVSQLPANHAATSFWRKVIREYTQGQFEDTLVDDSPAQVFDNRGLPPLALAPPRR; encoded by the coding sequence TTGGAGCTACTCCGCGCAACCCCAGCCGAGCATCCGCTGCTGCGCAACCTCTACCCGCTCTACTTGCACGACTTGAGCGAGTTCGGAGCCGGCTACCGGATGGACGCCCAGGGACAGTGGGAGCCCAACTACCTGAGCACGTGGCTTGCGCCCTCGTCGGAGGTGCACCCGCTGCTCTTGCGCTGGGAGGGCCGCACCGTCGGGTTCGCCTTCGTGGCCCAGGCGCCCTTCCCGTACATGACGCCGGGGAGCGACTTCCGGATGAGCGAGTTCTTCATCCTGCGCGGCGAGCGCGGCTACGGCCTGGGACGCCGCGCGGCCATCGCCGTGTTCGAGCGCTTCCAGGGGGTGTGGGAGGTGTCCCAACTCCCCGCCAACCACGCGGCCACGTCGTTCTGGCGCAAGGTCATCCGCGAGTACACCCAGGGCCAGTTCGAGGACACGCTCGTGGATGACTCGCCCGCGCAGGTGTTCGACAACCGCGGACTGCCCCCCCTGGCCCTGGCGCCCCCGCGCCGGTGA
- a CDS encoding chloride channel protein has protein sequence MIAEQPPTGVLPQRAVMDRAREALSRFVHATLQASNRLRLPGPSVLPVAGAVVGLYSGLAAGIFANLIGLVTGLTFGAAELAHTLRRSQLVTLMEAFASAKWHLEYAIIGAPLALGALALARVIEPGGPRDEVKRRLRLLSLLTLGALSLYYPLVALAALNSVFGHSHALSEAIPYLPWWLMLLAPTLGGIAVGRLLRDRPETHGHGVPEVVRAVKSGANVVPADRGLLKLVASAITIGSGGSAGREGPIVYGGAAFASTVGRVLGFSRKELSILLACGAGAGISASFNAPIAGAVFAMEIILREFELRVFSPIILASVAGTLVSQGVLGEAPMLRRVPYELVSGSEVLAYAALGIGCGLLAFTFVKLLHGVEHFFQGRTRGTLSPWLGKKPLPFRAGLGGLCAGLLAFVSPTVWGSGHDYINLAAVGKLPFFFLVIACVLKLVATAITIGSGGSGGTFFPAAVIGAMAGGAFGTLVHYFFPASTGPSGAYALVGMGGAVAALNRGPLTGMMMMYELSGNHDIILPLMVTCTIASALCHYLIERKTPKVPSDADLLESTPVHALMEHMAPVPAGLPVRPLADLLLTSETGALPVLDTSGEVYGIVQVRQLREVWRDEAVYPLLVASDLARKLPVLSPDADLAHALRLMDHEDVDALPVAAASGIATRGLLTRAAVRRFLFAQHAKDHSQGGTPVSASEISR, from the coding sequence ATGATTGCCGAACAACCTCCGACTGGGGTGCTTCCCCAGCGAGCGGTGATGGACCGCGCTCGGGAGGCGCTGAGCCGTTTCGTCCACGCGACGCTTCAAGCCTCCAACCGCCTGCGACTGCCGGGCCCCTCGGTGCTGCCGGTGGCGGGCGCGGTGGTGGGTCTCTACAGCGGGCTGGCGGCGGGCATCTTCGCCAACCTCATCGGCCTGGTGACGGGCCTGACGTTCGGCGCGGCGGAGCTGGCGCACACGCTGCGCCGCAGCCAGTTGGTGACGCTGATGGAGGCGTTCGCCTCCGCGAAGTGGCATCTGGAGTACGCCATCATCGGGGCCCCGCTGGCCTTGGGCGCGCTGGCCCTGGCGCGGGTCATCGAACCTGGGGGGCCTCGGGATGAAGTGAAGCGGCGGCTGCGGCTGCTCTCGCTGCTGACGCTGGGCGCGCTGTCGCTCTACTACCCGCTGGTGGCGCTGGCGGCGCTCAACAGCGTCTTCGGCCACTCGCATGCGCTGTCGGAGGCGATTCCCTATCTGCCCTGGTGGCTGATGCTGCTGGCGCCCACGCTGGGTGGCATCGCCGTGGGGCGGCTGTTGCGCGACCGGCCGGAGACCCACGGCCACGGCGTGCCGGAGGTCGTCCGGGCGGTGAAGAGCGGCGCCAACGTGGTGCCCGCGGACCGAGGCCTCCTGAAGTTGGTGGCGTCCGCCATCACCATCGGCAGCGGTGGCTCCGCGGGCCGCGAGGGCCCCATCGTCTACGGCGGCGCCGCGTTCGCCTCCACCGTGGGCCGGGTGCTGGGCTTCAGCCGCAAGGAGCTGTCCATCCTGCTGGCCTGCGGCGCGGGCGCGGGCATCTCCGCGTCCTTCAATGCCCCCATCGCCGGCGCCGTGTTCGCGATGGAAATCATCCTGCGCGAGTTCGAGCTGCGCGTCTTCTCCCCCATCATCCTGGCCAGCGTGGCGGGCACGCTGGTGAGCCAGGGTGTGCTGGGCGAGGCCCCCATGCTGCGCCGCGTGCCGTATGAGCTGGTGAGCGGCTCGGAGGTGCTGGCGTACGCGGCCCTGGGCATCGGCTGTGGCCTGCTGGCCTTCACCTTCGTGAAGCTGCTGCACGGCGTGGAGCACTTCTTCCAGGGGCGCACGCGGGGGACGCTGTCGCCGTGGCTGGGCAAGAAGCCGCTGCCGTTCCGCGCGGGCCTGGGCGGCCTGTGCGCGGGGCTTTTGGCCTTCGTCAGCCCCACGGTGTGGGGCAGCGGGCACGACTACATCAACCTGGCGGCGGTGGGGAAACTGCCCTTCTTCTTCCTGGTCATCGCCTGCGTGCTGAAGCTGGTGGCCACGGCCATCACCATCGGCTCGGGGGGCTCGGGCGGGACGTTCTTCCCGGCGGCCGTCATCGGCGCCATGGCGGGGGGCGCGTTCGGCACGCTGGTGCACTACTTCTTCCCCGCCAGCACCGGGCCCAGCGGCGCCTACGCCCTGGTGGGCATGGGCGGCGCGGTGGCGGCGCTCAACCGGGGCCCGCTCACCGGCATGATGATGATGTACGAGCTGAGCGGGAACCACGACATCATCCTCCCGCTGATGGTGACGTGCACCATCGCCTCCGCGCTCTGCCACTACCTCATCGAGCGCAAGACGCCCAAGGTCCCCAGCGACGCGGACCTGCTGGAGTCCACGCCCGTCCACGCCCTGATGGAGCACATGGCCCCCGTGCCCGCGGGCCTGCCGGTGCGCCCCCTGGCGGACCTGCTGCTCACGTCCGAGACCGGCGCGCTGCCGGTGCTCGACACCTCCGGCGAGGTCTACGGCATCGTCCAGGTGCGGCAATTGCGCGAGGTGTGGCGCGACGAAGCCGTGTACCCGCTGCTGGTGGCCAGCGATTTGGCGCGCAAGCTGCCCGTGCTCTCCCCCGACGCGGACCTGGCCCACGCGCTGCGCCTCATGGACCACGAGGACGTGGACGCGCTGCCCGTCGCGGCCGCCTCGGGCATCGCCACCCGCGGGCTGCTCACGCGCGCGGCGGTGCGGCGCTTCCTCTTCGCCCAGCACGCGAAGGACCACTCGCAAGGCGGCACGCCCGTCAGCGCCTCCGAAATCTCTCGCTGA